A DNA window from Gammaproteobacteria bacterium contains the following coding sequences:
- a CDS encoding carboxypeptidase regulatory-like domain-containing protein: MRTNAACVLSILLSALPLQLSSQETGSISGRVVDVETRVPVADAVVQLRASGAAALSDEQGRYQLSDVPAGPQVVLVEHVAYGQYLHAVVVEDGIELRLNLRLKTTAIPLDPLLVEGRSELEERRQSTGHSMNEISREEIDEASRRGLSLTDLLRQGMLGTVVRGGGASGDCVAYRAVASGMICREVAVYVDGVQVSSPSLLFPTMPLSDIERLEMLSAAEAGARYGLSGGWGVLLVETRSGKRQMTAARAAQPAADWSEESKPYPWKRVFTSSLVGSSAGLGLGLIAVNRCLQLKESGLLEVDTRCNGLTTYGSSFLALGLPSLVGGFAARWAGATERSRGRLLPAAFMGGLSVVAGYLLVVGAERDASTSSQVAGVVLLTVGTPLLTTVSDRVFRALR; the protein is encoded by the coding sequence GTGCGCACCAACGCCGCCTGTGTCTTGTCCATCCTGCTATCAGCGCTCCCCCTGCAACTCAGCTCCCAGGAGACCGGCTCGATCTCGGGACGGGTGGTCGACGTCGAGACGCGTGTTCCAGTGGCTGACGCGGTCGTCCAGCTCCGGGCGTCGGGAGCGGCGGCGCTGAGCGATGAGCAAGGACGCTACCAGTTATCTGACGTCCCGGCAGGTCCCCAGGTCGTGCTCGTCGAGCATGTGGCCTACGGGCAGTACCTGCACGCTGTCGTCGTGGAGGACGGGATCGAACTTCGTCTCAACCTTCGGCTGAAGACAACGGCTATTCCACTGGACCCCCTCCTCGTCGAGGGACGGAGCGAGCTCGAAGAGCGGCGACAGAGCACGGGCCACTCCATGAATGAGATCTCGAGAGAGGAGATCGACGAAGCCTCCAGGCGGGGCCTGAGCCTCACGGATCTGCTGAGACAGGGTATGCTGGGCACCGTGGTGCGCGGTGGGGGCGCCTCGGGGGACTGCGTGGCGTACCGTGCAGTCGCGAGCGGCATGATCTGCCGTGAAGTCGCGGTCTATGTCGATGGAGTCCAGGTATCGAGCCCCAGTCTCCTGTTCCCCACCATGCCGCTCAGTGATATCGAGCGTCTCGAGATGCTTTCCGCGGCGGAGGCCGGAGCCCGTTACGGCCTCTCTGGTGGATGGGGAGTCCTGCTCGTCGAGACCCGCTCCGGGAAACGTCAGATGACTGCGGCCCGAGCGGCACAGCCGGCAGCCGATTGGTCGGAAGAATCGAAGCCGTACCCCTGGAAGCGGGTCTTCACCAGCTCGCTGGTGGGGAGTTCGGCAGGGCTGGGATTAGGTCTGATCGCGGTGAACCGATGCCTGCAGCTGAAGGAGTCCGGCCTGCTCGAGGTCGACACGAGGTGTAATGGCCTCACGACGTACGGTTCGAGCTTCCTCGCTCTCGGGCTTCCAAGCCTCGTCGGCGGGTTTGCCGCCAGGTGGGCTGGGGCAACCGAACGGTCTCGGGGGAGGCTCTTACCGGCGGCCTTCATGGGTGGGCTCTCGGTCGTCGCGGGCTACCTCCTCGTCGTCGGGGCCGAGAGGGACGCCTCCACCTCGTCCCAGGTGGCAGGTGTGGTGCTGCTGACGGTGGGCACACCACTATTGACCACGGTCTCGGACCGCGTTTTCAGGGCGCTGCGCTGA
- a CDS encoding c-type cytochrome, translating into MNRRGVEMIANGKWGLVAAGMLVMAAAVPATESGIPQALPEGVTEEMVEEGRALFASDALCFTCHATGEGVPNLGPNLTDDTWLNIEDPTSYDQFVELINTGVPMPKEHMIPMVPRAGSPINDEQVRAVAAFVWTLANGS; encoded by the coding sequence GTGAACCGAAGAGGAGTAGAGATGATCGCGAATGGAAAATGGGGCCTCGTCGCCGCGGGCATGCTGGTGATGGCCGCTGCCGTGCCGGCTACCGAGTCCGGCATTCCGCAGGCTCTGCCGGAAGGCGTGACTGAAGAGATGGTGGAAGAAGGCAGGGCGCTCTTTGCGAGCGACGCGCTGTGCTTCACCTGCCACGCGACTGGCGAGGGAGTCCCGAACCTGGGACCCAACCTGACCGACGACACCTGGCTCAACATCGAGGATCCCACTTCCTACGACCAGTTTGTGGAACTGATCAACACGGGTGTCCCGATGCCCAAGGAGCACATGATCCCCATGGTGCCGCGGGCGGGCAGCCCCATCAACGACGAGCAGGTCCGGGCCGTCGCGGCGTTCGTCTGGACGCTGGCGAACGGAAGCTAG
- a CDS encoding ATP-binding protein, protein MSPEHRILPRHLTAELEDALTCSRVVNITGARQTGKTTLVRDIMRAGRFITLDDATTLEAIENDPWEELRALRADLEDAPLIIDEAQRSTQLPLAIKRIVDLSDLPGQFVITGSSNIFTTSHVTDSLAGRLLTLRLWPMTVAETMSRGPSTILDWAISRAPDLGELPAPRVLSRQAYIDMILRGGYPGIRNLKRRGRQKIYRDYVHTIVDRDVADIVRVRKTDALRRLIDQLAIRTASELNIAELCSLIGVRRGTVNQYLDVLLRLSLIVKLGAWTSGESGREIKNAKYHFVDTGMAAALRHLTTRSFGIDGHPAALGGLAESFVFAEIIRSAAHQENDFRFHHWRDQRGREIDILAESAFNIVAMEVKASSAARRADFKHLDWFATQGPGRTRTLTSILFYFGERKLSFGNRRYALPVSCLWGAF, encoded by the coding sequence ATGTCTCCCGAGCACAGGATTCTGCCAAGACATCTCACCGCCGAACTGGAGGACGCGCTGACCTGCTCGCGCGTGGTGAACATCACGGGTGCCCGTCAGACCGGAAAAACAACGCTCGTTCGGGACATCATGCGCGCCGGAAGATTCATCACGCTCGACGACGCCACGACGCTCGAGGCAATCGAGAACGATCCCTGGGAAGAGCTGCGAGCCTTGCGCGCCGACCTCGAGGATGCGCCGCTGATCATCGACGAAGCCCAACGCTCCACCCAACTCCCGCTGGCCATCAAGCGAATCGTGGACCTCAGTGACCTTCCGGGGCAGTTCGTCATCACCGGGTCATCCAACATCTTCACCACGTCCCACGTAACGGACTCGCTTGCCGGCCGGCTCCTGACGCTGCGGTTGTGGCCGATGACCGTGGCCGAAACGATGTCGCGCGGCCCCTCGACGATCCTCGACTGGGCGATCTCGAGAGCGCCGGACCTGGGAGAACTGCCGGCCCCGCGAGTCCTCAGCCGACAGGCCTACATCGATATGATCCTGCGGGGCGGCTACCCCGGAATCCGGAATCTCAAACGCCGCGGGCGGCAGAAGATCTACCGCGACTACGTCCATACGATCGTGGACCGCGATGTCGCCGACATCGTTCGGGTCCGCAAGACGGACGCCTTGAGGCGTCTGATCGACCAGTTGGCCATCCGCACCGCATCGGAACTCAACATCGCGGAGCTGTGCTCGCTCATCGGAGTGCGGCGAGGCACGGTCAACCAATACCTTGACGTGCTCCTGCGGCTGTCGCTGATCGTAAAGCTGGGTGCTTGGACCTCCGGAGAGTCCGGCCGCGAGATCAAGAACGCCAAGTATCACTTCGTCGATACCGGGATGGCGGCGGCTCTCAGACATCTCACCACACGTTCGTTCGGGATCGATGGCCACCCCGCCGCGCTCGGCGGCCTGGCGGAGAGCTTCGTCTTCGCGGAGATCATCCGCTCGGCGGCGCATCAGGAAAACGACTTCCGATTCCACCACTGGCGCGACCAGCGTGGGCGCGAGATCGACATACTCGCGGAGAGTGCGTTTAACATCGTCGCCATGGAGGTCAAGGCATCGTCCGCGGCGCGCCGGGCCGACTTCAAGCATCTGGATTGGTTCGCTACCCAGGGCCCAGGCAGGACGCGAACGTTGACGTCGATTCTCTTCTATTTCGGCGAACGAAAACTATCCTTCGGCAACCGCCGGTATGCATTGCCCGTGAGCTGCCTCTGGGGTGCTTTCTGA
- a CDS encoding PQQ-dependent sugar dehydrogenase: MSALGKVIAAALVAAPAAAQGTNDPFPRPIETTEGVIVVDFVEFARLPDVDGAPARMMLLVDEPGTGRMFVNDMRGPLYAVGYGGEAVRQYLDINDPRWGIGVHSRGGERGFQSFAFHPQFGEPGSPGFGRFYTWTDTENTDPPPDFTPAGGNDSHDTVLHEWVTRDPGAATYDGGAPRELLRQQQPFGNHNGGQLAFNPTASVGDPDFGMLYVGSADGGSGGDPLNLSQDLGSAFGKILRIDPLGSNSANGQYGIPADNPFAGDGSDDTLGEIYAYGARNPQRFAWDPETGNMFMADIGQNIVEELSLVEAGDNLGWNVWEGSFRFVSRQEVRLENPRGDPAFRYPVAEYGQLDPLLQRQSAATGVHVYRYGAIPQLTGLVLFGDNPSGEIFYISADELPDGGQEPIRRVLLNDGGQTKTLLQVIRETNASQGREAATRADLRFGSGPDGQALLLNKRDGVIRLLVP, translated from the coding sequence ATGAGCGCGCTCGGGAAGGTGATCGCGGCCGCGCTCGTCGCTGCGCCGGCGGCGGCCCAGGGTACCAACGACCCTTTCCCCCGCCCGATCGAGACCACCGAGGGCGTGATCGTGGTGGACTTCGTGGAGTTCGCGCGGCTGCCCGATGTCGACGGGGCGCCCGCCAGGATGATGCTCCTCGTCGACGAGCCCGGCACGGGTCGCATGTTCGTAAACGACATGCGCGGCCCGCTCTACGCGGTTGGCTACGGCGGCGAAGCGGTTCGGCAATACCTGGACATCAACGATCCGCGTTGGGGGATCGGCGTCCACTCGCGCGGGGGCGAGAGGGGGTTCCAGAGCTTCGCCTTCCATCCGCAGTTCGGAGAGCCGGGAAGCCCGGGATTCGGCCGCTTCTACACTTGGACCGACACCGAGAACACGGATCCCCCTCCCGACTTCACGCCCGCGGGCGGCAACGACTCCCACGACACGGTCCTGCATGAATGGGTCACGCGCGACCCCGGAGCGGCGACCTACGACGGTGGCGCGCCCCGCGAACTCCTCCGGCAGCAGCAGCCTTTCGGCAACCACAACGGCGGCCAACTCGCCTTCAATCCGACCGCGTCGGTCGGAGACCCCGACTTCGGGATGCTGTACGTCGGGTCTGCGGACGGCGGGAGCGGCGGCGACCCGTTGAACCTCTCACAGGACCTGGGCTCGGCGTTCGGGAAGATCCTGCGGATCGATCCCCTCGGGTCGAACAGCGCCAACGGGCAATACGGCATCCCCGCCGACAATCCCTTCGCCGGCGACGGATCCGACGACACCCTCGGTGAGATCTACGCGTACGGCGCCCGCAATCCACAGCGCTTCGCCTGGGATCCGGAGACCGGCAACATGTTCATGGCCGACATCGGCCAGAACATCGTGGAGGAGCTGAGCCTGGTGGAAGCGGGCGACAACCTGGGGTGGAACGTCTGGGAGGGCAGCTTCAGGTTCGTGAGCCGCCAAGAAGTCCGCCTCGAGAATCCGCGCGGCGACCCGGCGTTCCGGTATCCGGTCGCGGAATACGGCCAGCTGGATCCGCTGCTCCAGAGGCAGTCGGCCGCAACCGGCGTCCACGTCTACCGCTACGGGGCGATCCCCCAGCTCACCGGTCTCGTCCTGTTCGGCGACAACCCGAGCGGCGAGATCTTCTACATCAGCGCCGATGAGCTTCCGGACGGGGGGCAGGAGCCGATCCGGAGAGTCCTGCTCAACGACGGCGGCCAGACGAAGACGCTGCTTCAGGTGATCCGAGAGACGAACGCCTCACAGGGGCGCGAGGCCGCGACCCGGGCGGACCTGCGCTTCGGTTCAGGGCCCGACGGTCAGGCGCTGCTGCTCAACAAGCGGGACGGCGTCATTCGCCTGCTGGTGCCCTGA
- a CDS encoding RagB/SusD family nutrient uptake outer membrane protein, with the protein MTTRNHRGVSLPGCVAAATLLVCLGLSGCDFDVINPGPLQDSATDDPGAWLALVNGIERALANGFEDFAESGDARARQIQPAGDTNLNHEYEIGSAGSPGSPVDIGDQEAGFGELQQARWVGEQAIERVEAVLGSAASSNELLAQMYLWTGYANRILGEYMCHAVFNGGPPEDYKTHLTRAIGQFTSAANIATAGSDVQMAAYGGRASTHLHLQNYAEAEADAQRIPMGFEWGVHYYSENSPSWYWVTQISGAAVRGITTWMTLFDEYYLDTGDPRAAWGFDPNYPTGETPRPLTWGDVPFQYPLKFFVPRTPAAYTDFDSRDGTAMRNLTIPVTSYREMQLIIAEVGLELRSDWQTARDIINSRRAELITENTSVHGGGHEGGTPLEPFPITDLESAWKWLKRERAIEMWMEGRRIGDLRRWREQGTPGELHPLEFIPEEVAQRHGVSREQDVCIPIPQREIETNNNIADNFRG; encoded by the coding sequence ATGACTACGAGAAATCACAGGGGGGTTTCGCTTCCCGGCTGCGTGGCCGCGGCGACGTTGTTGGTCTGTCTGGGCCTGTCAGGATGCGACTTCGACGTGATCAATCCCGGGCCCCTGCAGGACAGTGCTACGGACGACCCCGGAGCTTGGCTGGCACTGGTGAACGGCATCGAGCGCGCGCTCGCAAACGGGTTCGAGGATTTCGCCGAGAGCGGCGACGCGCGGGCCCGTCAGATCCAGCCTGCGGGCGACACGAATCTCAATCACGAGTACGAGATCGGCAGCGCCGGTTCGCCTGGATCCCCGGTCGACATTGGGGACCAGGAAGCCGGATTCGGGGAGCTGCAACAGGCTCGTTGGGTGGGCGAGCAGGCCATCGAGCGTGTGGAGGCCGTTCTCGGCTCTGCGGCGTCCTCCAACGAGCTGCTGGCCCAGATGTACCTCTGGACCGGTTACGCGAACCGGATCCTGGGCGAGTACATGTGCCACGCCGTCTTTAACGGTGGACCACCGGAGGACTACAAGACGCATTTGACTCGCGCCATCGGCCAGTTTACCTCGGCGGCGAATATCGCGACCGCGGGCAGCGATGTGCAGATGGCTGCGTACGGCGGGAGGGCGTCCACGCACCTGCACCTCCAGAACTACGCGGAGGCGGAGGCGGACGCGCAGCGGATTCCCATGGGCTTCGAGTGGGGCGTCCACTACTACAGCGAGAACTCTCCGAGCTGGTATTGGGTCACGCAGATATCCGGTGCCGCCGTGCGAGGCATCACCACTTGGATGACTCTCTTCGACGAGTACTACCTGGACACCGGCGATCCGCGCGCCGCGTGGGGCTTCGACCCCAACTACCCCACCGGCGAGACGCCCAGGCCTCTGACCTGGGGGGACGTCCCCTTCCAGTATCCGCTGAAGTTCTTCGTGCCCAGAACGCCGGCGGCCTACACGGACTTCGACTCCCGGGACGGGACGGCGATGCGCAATCTCACGATCCCTGTGACGAGCTACCGTGAGATGCAGCTCATCATCGCGGAGGTGGGCCTTGAACTTAGGAGTGACTGGCAGACCGCGAGGGACATCATCAACAGCCGCAGGGCCGAGCTGATCACCGAGAACACGAGCGTACACGGTGGCGGCCACGAGGGTGGCACGCCGCTCGAACCCTTCCCGATTACCGATCTGGAGTCGGCCTGGAAGTGGCTCAAGCGAGAGCGGGCCATAGAGATGTGGATGGAGGGGAGACGCATCGGGGATCTGCGCCGCTGGAGGGAGCAGGGCACGCCGGGCGAGCTACACCCCCTGGAGTTTATCCCGGAGGAGGTCGCGCAACGGCACGGCGTGAGTCGGGAGCAGGACGTTTGCATCCCGATTCCGCAGCGTGAGATTGAAACGAATAACAATATTGCCGATAACTTCCGCGGCTGA
- a CDS encoding zinc ribbon domain-containing protein, with product MPVYEYVCNDCGRQFEVLLLRQETAACPSCESADLKRLLSVPKVKSSSTHELAMRAAKKRDQAQAWERVNEQRKYEESHDRHG from the coding sequence ATGCCCGTCTACGAGTACGTTTGCAACGATTGCGGGCGGCAGTTCGAGGTTCTGCTGCTGAGGCAGGAGACCGCGGCCTGCCCCTCATGCGAGAGCGCCGACCTGAAGCGGCTTCTGTCCGTACCCAAGGTCAAGTCTTCTTCGACACATGAGTTGGCGATGCGCGCCGCGAAGAAGCGTGACCAGGCCCAGGCCTGGGAGCGGGTTAACGAACAGCGCAAATACGAGGAGAGTCACGACCGGCACGGCTGA
- a CDS encoding TonB-dependent receptor — MNAVQVYIPTLQVGALAQENGRYLLVNVPAGTHVLRTERIGFRPVEQEVTVVAGQAVEANFILDEDALALDEIIVTGTAGQARRREVGNTVAQINIAEVAEPVANVDNLIQARAPGVLIAGQSGSSGSGSQIRLRGNVSVALSNNPLIYVDNVRIKSEPYSLGARSRQNRPATSGSPLNDINPADIERIEIIKGAAATTLYGTEAAAGVIQIFTKRGSTGAPVWAAQMDQGFNYFRPWNKGDREPFNFHEPVLRNGWRQRYSASVQGGQGQLGYFLSASMLDSDGGIETDKEESWSVRGNASFRPLENLILQFNSSMMSQDVVNTRQGNNVTGTVMVTNQEYWGPTSRDEATLRTMLDRIAPRSTRRFISGLTAQYDPIPNWSNRLTVGYDLADLRGEFEIPYGWRFADAEKGSRERQVNQTVTKSFDFVSSLTWDLASEWRSTMSVGAQGVETDEQDVRAEGFDFPGPGEFTVSSTARRSAAESRLRVITGGFFLQNLLDFRDRYFLTLGLRVDGNSAFGQSFGLQPYPKASLSYVLSDEDFWPSDFADVKLRAAYGHAGRAPGAFDAVRTWDPVGYGLNRPALLPENLGNADLGPERTAEIELGFDAAFLNGRLRFDYTYYSQTTSDALFAVQEPLSNGDWSPQLKNVGKMKNWGHELLIDAEVLNYQTFGWNVGLMASTNHSEVLSLGGSPRFAPASTVRYQAWIEEGQPVPVIRTNWVTNYWEKAKPIYADDTIMGPHWPTLSLSPNMTLRLPGDILLSGRGEYQGGFWINNIAETAALGRGLDMVMCWDAHDKFDSGQEEELYAWEWAKCIESGVYGKFVNPGDYFELRDISLTVPVGRFVPGTSSAMLTVSSRNLWYWTKRELRTGHPESLEVQINGSPIIRQIGEQLPPSSSFVISLRATF, encoded by the coding sequence GTGAACGCAGTACAGGTGTATATCCCCACGCTTCAGGTGGGAGCTCTCGCCCAAGAGAACGGCCGCTATCTGCTCGTGAATGTCCCGGCCGGGACGCACGTCCTGAGAACCGAGCGCATCGGATTTCGGCCAGTCGAACAGGAAGTCACGGTGGTGGCCGGCCAGGCGGTCGAGGCGAACTTCATCTTGGATGAGGACGCCCTGGCACTGGACGAGATCATCGTCACAGGCACCGCCGGGCAGGCGCGGCGGCGCGAGGTGGGCAACACCGTCGCTCAAATCAACATCGCCGAGGTCGCTGAACCAGTGGCGAATGTCGACAACCTTATCCAGGCCCGTGCCCCCGGCGTCCTCATCGCGGGACAGTCGGGTTCATCGGGTTCGGGCTCGCAGATCCGTCTGAGGGGCAACGTCAGCGTCGCGCTGAGCAACAATCCCCTCATCTATGTCGACAACGTGCGCATCAAGAGTGAGCCGTACTCCCTGGGGGCCAGGAGTCGGCAGAACCGTCCGGCCACCTCGGGTAGCCCCCTCAACGACATCAACCCGGCAGACATCGAGCGGATCGAGATCATCAAGGGGGCCGCGGCGACGACGTTGTACGGCACCGAGGCGGCCGCGGGAGTGATTCAGATATTCACCAAGAGGGGCTCGACAGGTGCCCCCGTCTGGGCGGCCCAGATGGACCAGGGCTTCAACTATTTCCGCCCTTGGAACAAGGGCGACAGGGAGCCGTTCAACTTCCACGAGCCCGTGCTGCGCAACGGCTGGCGTCAGCGCTACTCGGCCTCCGTGCAGGGGGGTCAGGGTCAGCTCGGGTATTTCCTCTCCGCCTCGATGCTCGACAGTGACGGGGGGATCGAGACCGACAAGGAGGAGTCGTGGAGTGTACGGGGCAATGCGAGCTTCAGGCCTCTGGAGAATCTGATCCTTCAGTTCAACAGCTCGATGATGTCCCAGGACGTTGTGAACACCCGGCAAGGGAACAACGTCACCGGTACCGTCATGGTCACCAACCAGGAGTACTGGGGCCCCACATCGCGGGATGAAGCGACACTTCGGACGATGCTCGACCGAATCGCTCCTCGGAGCACTCGTCGCTTCATCAGCGGACTGACCGCCCAGTACGATCCTATTCCCAACTGGTCCAACCGCCTGACCGTCGGCTACGACCTTGCCGACCTACGAGGGGAGTTCGAGATACCCTACGGCTGGCGCTTCGCGGACGCCGAGAAGGGCAGCCGGGAGCGACAGGTCAACCAAACCGTCACTAAGAGCTTCGACTTCGTCAGCTCGCTGACGTGGGACCTGGCCTCGGAGTGGCGGTCCACAATGTCGGTGGGCGCGCAGGGCGTGGAAACCGACGAGCAGGACGTCAGGGCCGAAGGGTTCGACTTCCCTGGGCCGGGCGAATTCACGGTGTCGAGCACGGCCCGTCGCAGCGCGGCAGAGAGCAGGCTACGCGTCATCACGGGGGGGTTCTTCCTACAAAACCTCTTGGACTTTCGGGACCGCTACTTCTTGACGTTGGGTCTACGCGTCGACGGCAACAGCGCGTTCGGCCAGTCGTTCGGGCTACAGCCATACCCGAAGGCCAGCCTTTCCTATGTCCTATCGGACGAGGACTTCTGGCCAAGCGACTTCGCTGACGTGAAGCTGCGTGCGGCATACGGGCACGCGGGTCGTGCTCCCGGGGCTTTTGACGCCGTGCGTACGTGGGATCCGGTCGGCTACGGCCTCAACCGTCCGGCACTCCTTCCGGAGAATCTCGGGAACGCTGATCTGGGCCCCGAGCGCACTGCTGAGATCGAGCTCGGGTTCGATGCCGCGTTCCTGAACGGGCGGCTGAGGTTCGACTACACCTACTACAGCCAGACGACTTCGGACGCGCTCTTCGCGGTTCAGGAACCCTTGTCCAACGGCGACTGGAGCCCCCAGCTCAAGAACGTGGGCAAGATGAAGAACTGGGGTCATGAGCTGCTGATAGACGCCGAGGTGCTGAACTACCAGACGTTCGGTTGGAACGTAGGCCTGATGGCCTCGACGAACCACAGCGAAGTCTTGAGCCTGGGAGGCTCACCTCGTTTCGCTCCAGCCAGCACGGTTCGCTACCAGGCGTGGATCGAGGAGGGCCAACCCGTGCCCGTGATCAGAACCAATTGGGTCACGAATTACTGGGAGAAGGCCAAGCCGATCTACGCAGACGACACGATCATGGGTCCGCACTGGCCCACGCTCAGCCTATCGCCGAACATGACGCTCAGGCTCCCGGGGGACATTCTGCTCTCGGGGCGAGGTGAATACCAGGGTGGCTTCTGGATCAACAACATCGCGGAGACGGCGGCTCTGGGGAGAGGGCTGGACATGGTGATGTGCTGGGACGCGCACGATAAGTTCGACTCGGGCCAGGAGGAGGAGCTTTACGCCTGGGAATGGGCCAAGTGCATCGAGAGCGGCGTGTACGGCAAGTTCGTCAACCCCGGCGATTACTTCGAGCTGCGTGACATCAGCCTCACTGTACCCGTCGGCCGCTTCGTCCCGGGGACCAGCTCGGCGATGCTCACAGTGTCCAGCCGCAACCTCTGGTACTGGACGAAGAGGGAGCTCAGGACCGGTCACCCGGAAAGCCTCGAGGTCCAGATCAACGGCAGCCCCATCATCAGGCAGATTGGGGAGCAACTCCCACCGTCGTCGAGCTTCGTGATCTCACTCCGAGCAACCTTCTAA